A single Sulfurimonas aquatica DNA region contains:
- a CDS encoding chemotaxis protein produces the protein MSVLDNVDAATNLAKNNELQLLVFRINDKEDSAYYAINVFKTREVVESKNHYLTQLPSSNPLLEGTILLRGLQIPILNLPLWLGTVLNKQDVHRSNILICDFNGVIIGLRIMSAFRVIKKNWNEMHAPDSYRLKEDGVVMNDTRLEDGSLCLILDYEKFLSEVIPHAMVDVAADTTELLELNIPDKLKTGTVLIAEDSKTAQRHLIQIFKNANINMQLFNNGQKLIDYIDALGENTQNIPAIITDIEMPEMSGFTVIKRLKTNPHTKDIPIIVNSSMTGANNKREAEVLGADAFIDKTKSHNVIPLIISTMK, from the coding sequence ATGTCTGTACTAGATAATGTCGATGCTGCTACTAACTTAGCAAAAAACAATGAACTACAACTCCTCGTCTTTAGAATAAATGATAAAGAAGATTCTGCATATTATGCAATAAACGTTTTTAAAACACGTGAAGTCGTTGAATCTAAGAACCACTATCTAACACAACTTCCATCATCAAATCCACTACTAGAAGGAACAATTCTTCTTCGTGGTCTTCAAATCCCTATACTCAACCTTCCCTTATGGCTAGGAACAGTTTTAAATAAACAAGATGTGCATAGATCAAATATTCTCATATGTGATTTTAACGGTGTAATTATAGGTCTTAGAATAATGTCTGCGTTTAGGGTTATCAAGAAAAACTGGAATGAGATGCACGCGCCTGACAGTTATAGATTAAAAGAAGATGGCGTTGTAATGAATGATACCAGACTCGAAGATGGATCATTGTGTCTTATCTTAGATTATGAAAAATTTCTCTCAGAAGTTATCCCTCATGCTATGGTTGATGTAGCAGCAGATACTACTGAGCTCTTAGAGTTAAATATTCCAGACAAGCTCAAAACTGGCACAGTCCTTATAGCAGAAGATTCAAAAACTGCACAAAGACATTTAATTCAGATTTTCAAGAATGCAAATATAAATATGCAACTATTTAATAATGGTCAAAAGCTTATCGACTATATAGACGCGCTTGGTGAAAACACACAAAATATTCCAGCTATCATTACAGATATAGAGATGCCTGAGATGTCAGGTTTTACTGTAATAAAAAGATTAAAAACAAATCCACATACAAAAGATATTCCAATTATAGTAAACTCATCAATGACAGGTGCAAATAATAAACGCGAAGCAGAAGTTCTTGGTGCAGATGCCTTTATTGATAAAACAAAAAGTCATAATGTAATA
- a CDS encoding HlyD family secretion protein, which translates to MKLFILILLTTSALFSNVYYSKVEPYEIRNISSNVTGVVRSVKEHLLGKKLSSRTYIEIDSELDTEELNAIKNKIGYLKSTLNSNESILKNLDESLVRKRDNYAKVKELKIKSSVEKDREFYDLINSENSYLSTLKEINSLKIQISDLELRRAQLQRSIKDKNLVAQGYTLYSLNVKVGQVVTPSTPLATVVDTSKAILTIYLNQEDVLSARKTTIYIDGEKTDYKIDRLLSIADSKNISKYMAQIVVKSPRLFSKLVKVELKSK; encoded by the coding sequence ATGAAATTATTTATACTTATCTTATTAACTACGTCAGCTCTTTTTAGTAATGTTTATTATTCAAAAGTTGAGCCTTATGAGATACGAAATATCTCTTCAAACGTTACGGGAGTGGTTAGATCAGTAAAAGAGCATTTACTTGGTAAAAAGCTCTCAAGTAGAACTTATATAGAGATTGATTCTGAATTAGATACAGAAGAATTAAATGCTATAAAAAATAAGATTGGCTACTTAAAGAGTACCTTAAACTCAAACGAAAGTATTTTGAAAAACTTAGATGAGTCTCTTGTAAGAAAACGAGACAATTATGCCAAAGTCAAAGAGTTGAAAATAAAGTCTAGCGTTGAAAAAGATAGAGAGTTTTATGATCTAATTAACAGTGAAAACTCTTATCTTTCTACGCTAAAAGAGATAAACTCTTTGAAGATTCAAATATCTGATCTTGAACTGCGAAGAGCTCAACTACAAAGAAGCATAAAAGATAAAAACTTAGTTGCACAGGGTTATACTCTCTACTCACTAAATGTAAAAGTTGGACAAGTTGTAACTCCTTCTACTCCACTAGCAACAGTTGTAGATACGTCAAAGGCCATACTTACAATATATCTTAATCAAGAAGATGTTTTAAGTGCGAGAAAAACTACTATTTACATTGATGGAGAAAAAACAGATTATAAAATTGATAGACTTTTGAGTATTGCAGATAGTAAAAACATATCCAAATATATGGCTCAAATAGTTGTTAAATCACCAAGGTTGTTCTCAAAGTTGGTAAAAGTAGAACTCAAGTCAAAGTAG
- a CDS encoding molybdopterin-dependent oxidoreductase, protein MQDNLTACPLDCYDACGIEYDKGRLKGVRSGLTHGFLCQHLNHYSKFSRILSPRYRGESISMDEALFKLKGMLLDTPKKEILHYRSSGNFGLMQEVSDHFFASLGATLTNGSLCDGAGEAGIVKGRGSNKNMPIDEMSKSDVVIVWGRNPHVTSSHLLPIIKNKKLIVIDPIKTTIATQADIFIQIKPHCDSYLAMILTKFSFLNKLFDEEYLNKYASKYKEYYQQLENIDLLSTLDYIGVTLEQIENIYTLIQSKKVAIVTGVGIQKYKDGADTTHSIDALATVLGLFGREGCGVSYLGNSKEAINSPFMTQSRRVSKVNTPFNEFKTVFIQAANPLCQMPDTHRVKSTLSSTQNIIYFGLYENETSDVADLVIPAKNFLEKSDIRTSYSHNNMMMMQKQYESEIGISEYDLVSYLCHAFKIDFKDEAEYIKHFMNFSKINGDTLKVSNREEIPYTNGFDTDDREFNFPEKLEIAKESKDGFYLISCKSPKSLNSQFKREEFVYLHSSHDFLENEQVKLSSKQGSVTLKVKHNDNLRRDSILVYSGTMGVNNLTCSEHSSEGKNAIYQENRVQISKC, encoded by the coding sequence ATGCAAGATAATCTTACTGCTTGTCCACTAGATTGCTATGATGCTTGTGGTATTGAGTATGATAAGGGCAGATTAAAAGGAGTCCGTAGTGGCCTTACACATGGCTTTTTATGCCAACATTTAAATCATTACTCAAAATTTTCTAGAATTTTATCACCGCGTTATAGAGGTGAGAGTATCAGTATGGATGAGGCACTTTTTAAGTTAAAAGGGATGCTGCTAGATACTCCTAAAAAAGAGATACTTCACTATAGGAGTAGTGGAAATTTTGGTTTAATGCAAGAGGTGAGCGATCATTTTTTTGCTTCTTTAGGAGCTACTTTAACAAATGGTTCTCTATGTGATGGCGCAGGAGAAGCTGGTATAGTTAAAGGTCGTGGAAGTAATAAAAATATGCCAATAGATGAGATGAGTAAATCTGATGTAGTAATTGTCTGGGGAAGAAATCCACATGTTACATCTTCACATCTTTTACCTATAATAAAAAATAAAAAACTTATTGTCATTGATCCCATTAAAACAACTATAGCAACACAGGCTGATATATTTATACAGATAAAACCTCACTGTGATAGCTACTTGGCAATGATATTAACAAAGTTTTCATTTCTCAACAAGTTATTTGATGAAGAGTATTTAAACAAGTATGCTAGTAAATATAAAGAGTATTATCAGCAACTTGAAAATATAGATCTACTTAGTACACTTGATTATATTGGAGTTACTTTAGAGCAGATTGAGAATATTTACACTTTAATACAGAGTAAAAAAGTAGCTATTGTGACAGGTGTTGGTATTCAAAAGTATAAAGATGGTGCAGATACTACTCACTCTATTGATGCATTGGCGACAGTTCTTGGGCTTTTTGGTAGAGAAGGATGTGGCGTGAGTTATCTTGGCAACTCCAAAGAGGCTATAAACTCTCCATTTATGACTCAATCTCGAAGAGTCTCAAAGGTAAATACTCCTTTTAATGAGTTTAAAACAGTTTTTATTCAAGCTGCAAATCCCCTTTGTCAAATGCCAGATACTCATAGAGTAAAGAGCACACTTTCATCTACTCAAAACATTATCTATTTTGGACTTTATGAAAACGAGACAAGTGATGTAGCTGACCTAGTTATTCCCGCTAAAAACTTTCTAGAAAAAAGTGATATAAGAACTTCTTACTCTCATAATAATATGATGATGATGCAAAAACAATATGAAAGCGAAATAGGCATAAGTGAATATGACTTAGTAAGCTATCTATGTCATGCATTTAAGATAGATTTTAAGGACGAGGCAGAATATATAAAGCATTTTATGAATTTTAGCAAGATTAACGGGGATACTTTAAAGGTATCAAATAGAGAAGAGATACCATACACTAATGGATTTGATACCGATGATAGGGAGTTTAATTTTCCAGAAAAACTAGAGATAGCTAAAGAGTCTAAAGACGGTTTTTATCTTATATCTTGTAAAAGTCCAAAAAGTCTAAACTCACAGTTTAAACGCGAAGAGTTTGTCTATCTTCATAGCTCACATGATTTCCTTGAAAATGAGCAAGTGAAACTCTCCTCAAAACAAGGCAGCGTAACTCTTAAAGTCAAGCATAACGACAACTTAAGAAGAGACTCTATATTAGTCTATAGCGGGACGATGGGAGTGAATAATTTAACATGCTCTGAACATTCTTCTGAGGGTAAAAATGCAATTTATCAAGAAAACAGAGTTCAGATAAGTAAATGCTAG
- a CDS encoding tetratricopeptide repeat protein, which translates to MKKIVLIVSMFFAISLSANMLSSYTQHECRKAVNDYSKECMAGNMDACYNLGYMHSKGRCVNFDYDLANKLYTDACNNKHAQSCTNLGIMYEYSQGAHKDDYHSAVLYNRACQLGDTSGCYNLAVMNYNGRGIRKDRAQASRLYDKACRANNYQACYNLAEMYRKGRGVVEDKKYAKTLYERSCNIGYKSACSKVRRLVDEGIK; encoded by the coding sequence ATGAAAAAAATCGTTTTAATAGTCTCTATGTTTTTCGCTATAAGTTTGTCGGCTAATATGTTAAGTAGTTATACTCAACATGAGTGTCGCAAAGCAGTTAATGACTATTCTAAAGAGTGTATGGCTGGAAATATGGACGCATGTTACAACCTTGGATACATGCATAGTAAAGGAAGATGTGTAAACTTTGATTATGATTTAGCAAATAAATTATACACAGATGCTTGTAATAATAAACATGCACAATCATGTACAAACTTGGGAATTATGTATGAGTATTCTCAAGGTGCTCATAAAGATGACTATCACTCTGCTGTTTTGTATAACAGAGCATGTCAACTTGGAGATACTTCAGGTTGCTACAATCTCGCAGTTATGAATTATAATGGTCGGGGTATACGAAAAGATAGAGCTCAAGCCTCTCGTTTATATGACAAGGCGTGTAGAGCAAATAACTACCAGGCTTGTTATAATTTAGCTGAGATGTATAGAAAAGGTAGAGGTGTAGTTGAAGATAAGAAGTATGCTAAAACACTCTATGAAAGATCATGCAATATAGGATATAAAAGTGCTTGTAGCAAGGTTAGAAGACTTGTTGACGAAGGTATAAAATAG
- a CDS encoding aminotransferase class III-fold pyridoxal phosphate-dependent enzyme — translation MNTKELDKKYVLQTYGRVDVEFVSAKNATLKDINDKQYIDFTSGIGVVSVGHANERVNSAISKQLSNITHISNLYYIEPQARAAQKVVEASGYDMACFFGNSGAEANEGAIKIARKHGERDGKIKRYKIITLQHSFHGRTITTVKATGQEAMHNYFGPFPDGFVYANGIDEIEALLDDHTAGVMIELIQGEGGVEPQDKQKVQALAKLLKEKHIPLIVDEVQTGAYRTGEFTASQVYEIEPEIITLAKGVGGGIPVGIVMTSLKEVLCPGDHGSTFGGNYLSSTAVCEVVDILNEKKASGELEKTSQYFNQELEKFYVSNKAIFTQKVGIGMMCGLRVKDADTLSKVINTARENGVMLLKAGRNTLRFLPPLTITKEEIDEGFKSLVSTMASI, via the coding sequence ATGAATACGAAAGAGCTAGATAAAAAGTATGTTTTACAGACTTATGGTCGTGTGGACGTTGAGTTTGTTAGCGCTAAAAACGCAACTTTAAAAGATATAAATGATAAACAATATATCGATTTTACATCAGGTATAGGCGTTGTAAGTGTTGGCCATGCAAATGAGAGAGTAAATAGTGCAATCTCAAAGCAACTCTCAAACATAACACATATCTCAAATCTATACTACATAGAACCACAAGCTCGAGCAGCTCAAAAGGTGGTAGAGGCTAGTGGTTATGATATGGCGTGTTTTTTTGGAAACAGTGGTGCTGAAGCAAATGAGGGAGCTATTAAGATAGCAAGAAAACATGGTGAACGCGATGGAAAGATTAAACGCTATAAAATTATTACACTACAGCACTCATTTCATGGGCGTACTATCACAACTGTAAAAGCTACGGGACAAGAAGCTATGCATAACTATTTTGGGCCATTTCCCGATGGTTTTGTTTATGCAAATGGAATAGATGAGATAGAAGCTCTACTTGATGACCATACTGCTGGCGTTATGATAGAACTTATTCAAGGCGAAGGTGGCGTTGAGCCTCAAGATAAACAAAAAGTGCAAGCTCTAGCAAAACTTTTAAAAGAGAAACATATACCACTAATAGTAGATGAAGTTCAAACCGGAGCATATAGAACTGGAGAGTTTACGGCTTCTCAAGTTTATGAAATTGAACCCGAAATCATTACTTTGGCAAAAGGCGTTGGAGGGGGTATCCCAGTAGGCATCGTTATGACGAGTTTGAAAGAGGTTTTATGTCCTGGCGACCATGGTTCTACCTTTGGTGGAAACTATTTAAGTTCAACCGCGGTTTGTGAGGTTGTAGATATTTTAAATGAGAAAAAGGCGAGTGGAGAACTTGAGAAAACTTCACAATACTTTAATCAAGAGCTAGAGAAATTTTATGTTTCAAATAAAGCTATTTTCACTCAAAAAGTAGGCATAGGAATGATGTGTGGGCTTCGTGTTAAGGATGCTGATACTTTGAGTAAGGTTATAAATACAGCAAGAGAAAATGGAGTTATGCTTCTTAAAGCGGGAAGAAATACTCTACGTTTTTTACCACCACTTACAATTACAAAAGAGGAAATTGATGAAGGTTTTAAATCTCTCGTTAGCACTATGGCTTCTATCTAG
- a CDS encoding TolC family protein — MKVLNLSLALWLLSSSLLLSREKSSNLDEYISEYKKEQFKYDYQKNEAEASKLHDSWIAPLQVTYTNSRSKPGDKELSNENAAIKMDQPIFQSGGIYYGIKFANASKLYSNYSIDVAKKKMIKETVATLMQIKQSKLREEAQKLKIKNSQMNLEQKKEQYLSGQLDSGFLDDAIIQRNIVVQALYDIQTTKEKLINKFNSLSDLDYKNTSIPHLELLDKENFLKYNIVLKQNEAEIEKTKYYKDVTVAKYLPRVNFTAGYTWSNNEQFISNTFVVKNELSYYNYGVRASMALDINAFRDVESVKVDYLKAQVVKKDKQRELNELFKQVMHNIENFDKKIALSNDNKNLYSKLLEDTNELYKAGYKTEYDVKTLENSLDMQAIDTKIYEIDKQLELLTLYEMYVNEI, encoded by the coding sequence ATGAAGGTTTTAAATCTCTCGTTAGCACTATGGCTTCTATCTAGTTCACTCCTACTCTCTAGAGAAAAAAGTAGTAATTTAGATGAATATATATCAGAATATAAAAAAGAGCAGTTTAAGTATGACTATCAAAAAAATGAAGCGGAGGCATCTAAACTTCATGATTCTTGGATAGCTCCACTTCAAGTGACTTATACTAACTCGAGAAGTAAACCGGGAGATAAAGAACTTTCTAATGAAAATGCGGCTATTAAAATGGATCAGCCTATTTTTCAAAGTGGTGGAATTTACTACGGAATAAAGTTTGCAAATGCAAGTAAACTATACTCTAATTACTCTATAGATGTTGCAAAGAAAAAGATGATTAAAGAGACCGTAGCGACTTTAATGCAAATCAAACAGAGTAAGCTAAGAGAAGAAGCACAAAAACTAAAAATTAAAAATTCGCAAATGAACTTAGAACAGAAAAAAGAGCAGTACTTAAGTGGACAACTTGATTCTGGATTTTTAGATGATGCTATCATTCAAAGAAACATTGTTGTACAAGCACTTTATGATATTCAGACAACAAAAGAGAAACTAATAAATAAGTTTAACTCTTTGAGTGATTTAGATTATAAAAATACTTCCATACCGCATCTTGAGCTTTTAGATAAAGAAAATTTTCTCAAATACAATATCGTTCTTAAACAAAATGAAGCAGAGATTGAAAAAACTAAGTATTACAAAGATGTAACTGTTGCAAAGTATCTACCAAGAGTTAATTTTACTGCAGGATATACTTGGTCAAACAATGAGCAATTTATATCAAATACTTTTGTTGTTAAAAATGAACTTTCATATTATAACTACGGAGTAAGAGCTTCTATGGCTTTAGATATTAATGCTTTTAGAGATGTAGAATCAGTTAAAGTCGATTATCTAAAAGCACAAGTGGTAAAAAAAGATAAACAACGCGAACTCAATGAACTTTTTAAACAAGTTATGCATAACATAGAAAATTTTGATAAAAAAATTGCCTTGAGTAATGATAATAAAAATCTCTACTCAAAACTTTTAGAAGATACTAATGAACTCTATAAGGCTGGATATAAAACAGAGTATGATGTAAAAACACTTGAAAACTCTTTAGATATGCAAGCCATAGATACTAAAATATATGAGATAGATAAGCAGTTAGAACTACTAACTCTTTATGAGATGTATGTTAATGAAATTTAG
- a CDS encoding SAM-dependent methyltransferase: protein MKFSKYMTEWLYGNDGYYASYKSIGKSGDFYTAVSTSKFFGGTIAKHIISLVDEGFLLPNATICEIGAHHGYFLADVCEFIYTLRPVLLSSFNFVIIERFDDLQNHQKEYFKDSFGDVVKLTHYKSLSELQCENAFFIANEIFDAFPCELYYKGKSARVDGHNVEFDVEDEWVESKAKKYHKDRGEIAIGYEEFALEMAAAAKKFEFMSFDYGEMQARPDFSLRVYTKHKVIPFFLEEDKEDFVKREELFAKSDITYDVTFAHVKDAYAEAGIEFLELKAQMVALVDMGILELLEILKENVDEKIYKQELEKAKMLIMPNFLGERFKMIRFRKL from the coding sequence ATGAAATTTAGTAAATATATGACTGAGTGGTTGTATGGTAACGATGGTTACTATGCAAGTTATAAAAGCATAGGTAAAAGTGGTGATTTCTACACGGCTGTAAGTACAAGTAAATTCTTTGGTGGAACAATTGCAAAGCATATCATCTCCTTAGTTGATGAAGGTTTTTTACTTCCTAACGCAACTATCTGTGAGATAGGTGCGCATCATGGCTACTTTCTTGCGGATGTTTGTGAGTTTATCTATACCTTAAGACCAGTACTACTTTCAAGCTTTAATTTTGTAATCATTGAGCGTTTTGATGATCTGCAAAACCATCAAAAAGAGTACTTTAAAGACTCTTTTGGAGATGTTGTAAAGTTGACTCATTATAAATCACTAAGTGAACTACAGTGTGAGAATGCTTTTTTTATAGCAAATGAGATTTTTGATGCTTTTCCTTGTGAACTCTACTACAAAGGTAAATCGGCTAGAGTTGATGGACATAATGTAGAGTTTGATGTAGAAGATGAGTGGGTAGAAAGTAAGGCTAAGAAGTATCACAAAGATAGAGGTGAGATAGCCATAGGGTATGAAGAGTTCGCATTAGAGATGGCTGCTGCTGCTAAAAAGTTTGAGTTTATGAGTTTTGATTATGGTGAGATGCAGGCTCGTCCCGATTTTTCTCTGCGTGTATATACAAAACATAAAGTGATTCCCTTCTTTTTAGAAGAAGATAAAGAGGACTTTGTTAAACGCGAAGAGCTATTTGCTAAAAGTGATATTACCTATGATGTTACATTTGCACATGTAAAAGATGCCTATGCAGAAGCAGGAATAGAGTTCCTTGAGTTAAAGGCTCAGATGGTTGCCTTGGTCGATATGGGAATTTTAGAGCTCTTAGAGATTTTAAAAGAGAATGTCGATGAAAAAATTTATAAACAAGAACTCGAGAAGGCAAAGATGCTTATAATGCCTAACTTTTTGGGTGAGAGATTTAAAATGATTCGATTTAGAAAACTATAG
- a CDS encoding response regulator, with protein sequence MKILILDASELSRDRTEKLLCSMGVLCSDIYTFDNGEDALEFIDDYSVDLLFSSLELSKMDGVSFADIFLHKFPNMVSRLFITSSSQGGESFQEVKEVGAKRFIKKPIDEKYFQHFISKEIDKIRIKNKVKV encoded by the coding sequence ATGAAGATACTTATACTTGATGCAAGTGAATTGTCTCGAGATAGAACAGAAAAGCTTTTATGTAGCATGGGTGTTTTATGTAGCGATATATACACATTTGATAATGGTGAAGATGCACTTGAATTTATTGATGACTATAGTGTAGATTTACTTTTTTCTTCATTGGAATTATCAAAAATGGACGGTGTCTCTTTTGCCGATATATTTCTTCATAAGTTTCCAAATATGGTTTCAAGGCTTTTTATTACTTCATCATCTCAAGGGGGTGAAAGCTTTCAAGAGGTAAAAGAGGTTGGTGCTAAAAGATTTATAAAAAAGCCAATTGATGAGAAGTATTTTCAACATTTTATTTCAAAAGAGATAGATAAAATAAGAATTAAAAATAAAGTGAAAGTTTAG
- a CDS encoding type IV pilus twitching motility protein PilT, whose amino-acid sequence MSEEIPEAGTKKRLDIQKLLKSVLAFDSSDLHLVVGSEPQIRIDKELRALNLPVMDANDIETMAYSLIEDKQKKIFEEENELDFSFELKDIGRFRANYYRTIHGIACAFRMIPIDIPTLDEYGNPPIFKELIKKEKGLILVTGPTGSGKSTTLASMLHEINLTERRHIITVEDPVEFVHKNIKSLFSQRDVGSTTKSFAAALKYSLRQDPDIILIGEMRDAETIGAALTAAETGHLVFGTLHTNSAPGTINRIIDVFDGDAQAQVRAQLASSLIAVISQTLIPKVGGGKVATQEILITNPAIQNQIREDKVHQLYSQMQLNQTETHMSTQTQILIDLLQKNIISKENAIKNSNRPEELISMLGAL is encoded by the coding sequence ATGAGTGAAGAGATACCAGAAGCTGGGACAAAGAAGCGTTTAGACATCCAAAAACTACTAAAGAGTGTTTTAGCGTTTGACTCATCTGACCTGCACCTCGTTGTTGGAAGTGAACCCCAAATCAGAATAGATAAAGAGCTTCGTGCCCTTAACCTTCCTGTAATGGATGCAAATGATATTGAGACTATGGCATACTCTCTTATTGAAGATAAACAGAAGAAGATATTTGAAGAAGAGAATGAACTTGACTTCTCATTTGAATTAAAAGACATTGGACGTTTTCGTGCAAACTACTACCGAACTATTCATGGTATAGCTTGTGCATTTCGTATGATTCCAATAGATATTCCAACACTTGATGAGTATGGAAATCCCCCTATTTTTAAAGAACTTATTAAAAAAGAAAAAGGTCTCATACTTGTTACAGGACCAACAGGAAGTGGTAAATCAACAACACTTGCATCTATGCTTCACGAGATAAACTTAACAGAACGCCGTCATATTATCACTGTAGAAGATCCGGTGGAATTTGTTCATAAGAACATAAAATCTCTTTTTTCACAACGTGACGTTGGAAGTACCACTAAGTCATTTGCCGCGGCTCTTAAATACTCTTTGAGACAAGATCCTGATATCATACTTATTGGAGAAATGAGGGATGCTGAGACTATTGGTGCTGCACTAACCGCTGCAGAGACTGGTCACTTAGTTTTTGGTACGCTGCATACAAACTCGGCTCCTGGAACCATTAACCGTATTATCGATGTTTTTGATGGAGATGCTCAAGCTCAAGTTAGAGCACAACTTGCATCCTCACTGATAGCTGTAATTTCTCAAACACTTATACCAAAAGTTGGTGGGGGAAAGGTAGCAACACAGGAAATTCTCATCACAAATCCAGCTATTCAAAATCAGATTAGAGAAGATAAAGTTCACCAGCTCTACTCACAAATGCAACTTAACCAAACAGAAACACATATGTCTACTCAAACACAGATACTTATAGATCTACTTCAGAAAAATATTATTTCTAAAGAGAATGCTATTAAAAATTCAAATAGACCAGAAGAACTTATTTCAATGCTAGGTGCCCTTTAG
- a CDS encoding arsenate reductase family protein has product MIKVYGIKNCDSVKKALSFFKKNNLEYELFDFKSEPLPCEKISEWLEKTDMKTLFNSRSTTYRNLKLKEMNLNEDEQKGWLCKENLLIKRPVVEFNGSLLVGYKDDIYQRSFL; this is encoded by the coding sequence ATGATAAAAGTTTACGGCATAAAAAATTGTGATAGTGTAAAAAAAGCTCTCTCATTTTTCAAAAAAAATAACTTAGAGTATGAACTTTTCGATTTTAAGTCAGAACCGCTTCCTTGTGAAAAAATTTCTGAGTGGTTAGAGAAGACAGATATGAAGACACTCTTTAACTCTAGAAGTACTACATACAGAAACTTAAAACTTAAAGAGATGAATCTTAATGAAGATGAGCAAAAAGGTTGGCTTTGTAAAGAAAACTTGTTAATTAAAAGACCAGTAGTCGAGTTTAATGGAAGCCTATTAGTAGGCTATAAAGATGATATTTACCAAAGGAGTTTTCTATGA
- the gatC gene encoding Asp-tRNA(Asn)/Glu-tRNA(Gln) amidotransferase subunit GatC, whose amino-acid sequence MQVDDALLSRLEKLSFLKVSEDKREEIISELTEIVNFVDNLSELDTDGVDEKFAMNDNATPLRADKVSSSTQINDDILNNAPNSADHFFIVPKIIE is encoded by the coding sequence ATGCAAGTTGATGATGCACTACTATCAAGATTAGAAAAATTATCTTTTTTAAAAGTTAGTGAAGATAAACGCGAAGAGATTATTTCAGAACTTACTGAGATAGTTAACTTTGTAGATAACTTAAGTGAGTTAGATACTGATGGAGTAGATGAAAAGTTTGCAATGAATGATAATGCAACTCCACTACGCGCGGATAAAGTCTCTTCAAGCACACAGATAAATGACGACATTTTAAATAATGCTCCAAATAGCGCAGACCACTTCTTTATAGTTCCAAAAATAATAGAGTAA
- a CDS encoding tyrosine-type recombinase/integrase: protein MSNELEAFLEYISVTKALSKKSVEAYKSDLSQIEETLAKPLITLESHTLLSTLSIYKNKRTLNRKLSSVNAFFEFCYKQHFSSQVTKLKFAKIPKLLPKFLSYKKIQEGLSLIDRSTWIGQRDYALILFLYASGARITECLELSRGDIEGEWLHIRHAKGDKERIVPLAKLAKKEIDIYLNMSGFDKEFIWCNYKGSKLSRISAYKITQKYLGVSPHILRHSYATSLITGGADLRVVQELLGHSSLLTTQIYTHIQKQDLKETVEVCHPMAKERL, encoded by the coding sequence ATGTCTAACGAGCTTGAGGCATTTTTAGAGTATATAAGTGTAACAAAGGCTCTTAGTAAAAAAAGTGTAGAGGCATATAAAAGTGACTTGAGCCAAATAGAAGAAACTTTAGCTAAGCCACTCATAACATTAGAATCACATACTCTCCTTTCAACTCTTTCTATCTACAAAAATAAACGCACACTCAACAGAAAACTCTCATCAGTAAATGCCTTTTTTGAATTTTGCTATAAACAACACTTCTCCTCACAAGTAACAAAACTAAAGTTTGCAAAGATACCTAAACTTCTTCCAAAGTTTCTCTCTTATAAAAAGATACAAGAGGGCTTATCTCTCATCGATAGGTCTACATGGATAGGACAACGCGACTATGCATTAATCCTTTTTTTGTATGCAAGTGGAGCGAGGATAACAGAGTGTTTAGAGTTGAGTCGTGGTGATATAGAGGGAGAGTGGTTACATATCAGACATGCTAAGGGTGATAAAGAACGCATCGTCCCCCTAGCAAAACTTGCAAAAAAAGAGATAGATATTTACTTAAATATGTCAGGATTTGATAAAGAATTTATCTGGTGCAATTACAAGGGTAGTAAACTAAGTCGTATTTCAGCATATAAGATAACACAGAAGTATTTGGGAGTATCTCCTCATATTCTTCGTCACTCTTATGCAACCTCACTCATTACAGGTGGGGCTGATTTAAGGGTTGTTCAAGAACTTTTAGGGCACTCTTCGCTTTTAACAACCCAGATATATACACACATACAAAAACAAGATTTAAAAGAGACTGTAGAGGTTTGTCACCCTATGGCCAAGGAGAGATTATGA